A single region of the Brassica rapa cultivar Chiifu-401-42 chromosome A03, CAAS_Brap_v3.01, whole genome shotgun sequence genome encodes:
- the LOC103861470 gene encoding acyl-CoA-binding domain-containing protein 3 isoform X6: protein MEFFLEMLLTAVVAVLFSFLVAKLVSVSMVGNSGGVVNDQAEETEIGVVAVEEELCSGLKVDAPVVQSERRLGAVVVDENVERVDRFGSEADRVVDEVKEGTKGEDWVVTSDESSAAGSPENVIAEEMMVCGEDKQRDAAEEFNVRTVGAESTASVSLENVRAEEIMIDGEEVRSEEDVISGELVVAESEDVRVEESNTVEESENKMEFNTKEGDKEEKKELSIEEEEDDDWEGIERSELEKAFAATSSLLEVSGKAEEVGDEVKMELYGLYMIATEGSCRETQPMAIMVSARAKWNAWQKLGNMSQEEAMEKYLALVSKEIPGLMNTVGKIPVLPPNSGSLEDPTTLGTTGVAFSKNGG, encoded by the exons ATGGAGTTTTTCCTGGAGATGCTTCTCACGGCGGTTGTGGCTGTTCTGTTTTCTTTCCTCGTGGCCAAGCTCGTGTCTGTGTCTATGGTTGGGAACAGCGGTGGAGTAGTAAACGATCAGGCGGAGGAAACCGAGATCGGCGTTGTTGCCGTGGAGGAGGAGCTTTGTTCTGGTTTGAAAGTGGATGCTCCGGTGGTGCAGAGCGAGAGGAGACTCGGagctgttgttgttgatgaGAATGTGGAGCGTGTTGATCGGTTTGGAAGCGAAGCTGATCGAGTTGTTGATGAGGTCAAGGAAGGGACTAAAGGGGAAGACTGGGTGGTTACATCTGATGAGTCATCGGCGGCTGGCTCGCCGGAAAATGTGATAGCAGAGGAGATGATGGTTTGTGGAGAAGATAAACAGAGAGACGCGGCGGAAGAGTTTAATGTTCGGACGGTGGGAGCTGAGTCCACTGCTTCTGTCTCGTTGGAAAACGTGAGAGCAGAGGAGATAATGATTGATGGAGAAGAGGTGAGAAGTGAAGAAGACGTAATAAGTGGAGAACTCGTAGTCGCAGAATCTGAGGATGTTAGAGTTGAAGAAAGTAATACAGTGGAGGAGAGTGAGAATAAGATGGAGTTTAATACTAAAGAAGGAgataaagaagagaaaaaggagTTGagcattgaagaagaagaggatgatgatTGGGAAGGAATCGAGAGGAGTGAACTGGAGAAAGCCTTTGCGGCTACTTCAAGTCTTTTGGAAGTATCCGGGAAAGCAGAAGAAGTTGGTGACGAGGTTAAGATGGAGTTGTACGGTTTGTACATGATCGCCACTGAAGGGTCATGCCGAGAGACGCAGCCTATGGCCATCATGGTCTCTGCTCGTGCTAAATG GAATGCCTGGCAAAAACTTGGAAACATGAGTCAAGAGGAGGCAATGGAGAAGTATCTTGCACTTGTTTCAAAAGAGATTCCTGGACTGATGAATACT GTAGGGAAGATACCGGTCTTACCTCCTAATTCAGGATCATTAGAAGATCCGACCACCTTAGGCACAACTGGTGTTGCTTTCAGCAAAAATG GAGGTTGA
- the LOC103861471 gene encoding 3-oxo-Delta(4,5)-steroid 5-beta-reductase-like, with protein sequence MSWWWAGAIGAAKKKIDDNYEPTQSYQSVALIIGVTGIIGNSLAEILPLSDTPGGPWKVYGVAPSPRPTWKADHPVGYIQCDVSNAEETRSKLSPLTDVTDVFYVTCTNLESEANGSTLRNVLRAVVPSAKNLRHVCLQTGTNHYKSLDPPFTEDMPRLKIKSNFYYTLEDVLFEEIKKKKESSTVTWSVHRPNTIFGFSPYSLTNVVGTLCVYAAICKQEGSPLLFPGSKAAWEGYTAASDADLVAEQQIWAAVDPYAKNEAFNCNNGDVFKWKHLWKVLAERFGIEKYGFEEGKNVGLVKMMKGKERVWEEVVKKNQLQEKKLEDVGVWWFADDVLGVEGMIDSMNKSKEHGFLGFRNSKNSFISWIDKYKAFKIVP encoded by the exons ATGAGTTGGTGGTGGGCTGGTGCCATCGGAGCTGCCAAG AAAAAAATAGACGATAACTATGAGCCGACGCAAAGCTACCAGAGCGTCGCACTCATCATCGGCGTCACCGGAATCATCGGAAACAGCCTCGCCGAGATTCTCCCTCTCTCCGACACACCCGGCGGTCCATGGAAAGTCTACGGCGTCGCTCCCAGTCCTCGTCCCACCTGGAAAGCCGATCATCCCGTTGGTTACATCCAGTGCGACGTCTCCAACGCTGAAGAAACACGATCAAAGCTTTCTCCTTTAACAGACGTCACAGACGTCTTCTACGTCACGTGCACAAACCTTGAGAGCGAGGCTAACGGCTCCACGCTACGTAACGTCCTCCGCGCGGTTGTCCCGAGCGCAAAGAATCTCCGACACGTTTGTCTCCAGACAGGGACCAATCACTACAAGTCTCTTGATCCTCCTTTCACGGAGGATATGCCGAGGTTGAAGATTAAGAGTAACTTCTATTACACTCTGGAGGATGTTCTGTTTGAagagatcaagaagaagaaagagagtagTACCGTGACTTGGTCTGTGCATAGACCGAACACTATCTTTGGATTCTCTCCTTACAGTTTGACGAACGTTGTGGGGACTCTCTGCGTCTACGCAGCCATATGCAAGCAAGAAGGGTCTCCGTTGCTTTTCCCTGGGAGCAAGGCGGCGTGGGAAGGATACACCGCAGCCTCGGACGCTGACTTGGTCGCCGAGCAGCAGATTTGGGCTGCGGTTGATCCGTACGCCAAGAACGAGGCGTTTAACTGCAACAACGGTGATGTTTTCAAGTGGAAACATCTCTGGAAGGTTCTTGCTGAGAGGTTTGGGATCGAGAAGTATGGATTTGAGGAAGGGAAGAACGTTGGGTTGGTGAAGATGATGAAAGGGAAAGAGAGAGTGTGGGAAGAGGTGGTGAAGAAGAATCAGTTGCAAGAGAAAAAGCTTGAGGATGTTGGTGTGTGGTGGTTTGCTGATGATGTGCTAGGTGTTGAAGGGATGATTGATAGTATGAACAAGAGTAAAGAACATGGCTTCCTTGGTTTCAGAAACTCCAAGAACTCTTTCATCTCGTGGATTGATAAGTACAAGGCTTTCAAGATCGTGCCTTGA
- the LOC103861470 gene encoding acyl-CoA-binding domain-containing protein 3 isoform X3, whose amino-acid sequence MEFFLEMLLTAVVAVLFSFLVAKLVSVSMVGNSGGVVNDQAEETEIGVVAVEEELCSGLKVDAPVVQSERRLGAVVVDENVERVDRFGSEADRVVDEVKEGTKGEDWVVTSDESSAAGSPENVIAEEMMVCGEDKQRDAAEEFNVRTVGAESTASVSLENVRAEEIMIDGEEVRSEEDVISGELVVAESEDVRVEESNTVEESENKMEFNTKEGDKEEKKELSIEEEEDDDWEGIERSELEKAFAATSSLLEVSGKAEEVGDEVKMELYGLYMIATEGSCRETQPMAIMVSARAKWNAWQKLGNMSQEEAMEKYLALVSKEIPGLMNTVGKIPVLPPNSGSLEDPTTLGTTGVAFSKNGKD is encoded by the exons ATGGAGTTTTTCCTGGAGATGCTTCTCACGGCGGTTGTGGCTGTTCTGTTTTCTTTCCTCGTGGCCAAGCTCGTGTCTGTGTCTATGGTTGGGAACAGCGGTGGAGTAGTAAACGATCAGGCGGAGGAAACCGAGATCGGCGTTGTTGCCGTGGAGGAGGAGCTTTGTTCTGGTTTGAAAGTGGATGCTCCGGTGGTGCAGAGCGAGAGGAGACTCGGagctgttgttgttgatgaGAATGTGGAGCGTGTTGATCGGTTTGGAAGCGAAGCTGATCGAGTTGTTGATGAGGTCAAGGAAGGGACTAAAGGGGAAGACTGGGTGGTTACATCTGATGAGTCATCGGCGGCTGGCTCGCCGGAAAATGTGATAGCAGAGGAGATGATGGTTTGTGGAGAAGATAAACAGAGAGACGCGGCGGAAGAGTTTAATGTTCGGACGGTGGGAGCTGAGTCCACTGCTTCTGTCTCGTTGGAAAACGTGAGAGCAGAGGAGATAATGATTGATGGAGAAGAGGTGAGAAGTGAAGAAGACGTAATAAGTGGAGAACTCGTAGTCGCAGAATCTGAGGATGTTAGAGTTGAAGAAAGTAATACAGTGGAGGAGAGTGAGAATAAGATGGAGTTTAATACTAAAGAAGGAgataaagaagagaaaaaggagTTGagcattgaagaagaagaggatgatgatTGGGAAGGAATCGAGAGGAGTGAACTGGAGAAAGCCTTTGCGGCTACTTCAAGTCTTTTGGAAGTATCCGGGAAAGCAGAAGAAGTTGGTGACGAGGTTAAGATGGAGTTGTACGGTTTGTACATGATCGCCACTGAAGGGTCATGCCGAGAGACGCAGCCTATGGCCATCATGGTCTCTGCTCGTGCTAAATG GAATGCCTGGCAAAAACTTGGAAACATGAGTCAAGAGGAGGCAATGGAGAAGTATCTTGCACTTGTTTCAAAAGAGATTCCTGGACTGATGAATACT GTAGGGAAGATACCGGTCTTACCTCCTAATTCAGGATCATTAGAAGATCCGACCACCTTAGGCACAACTGGTGTTGCTTTCAGCAAAAATG GCAAGGATTGA
- the LOC103861470 gene encoding acyl-CoA-binding domain-containing protein 3 isoform X2: protein MEFFLEMLLTAVVAVLFSFLVAKLVSVSMVGNSGGVVNDQAEETEIGVVAVEEELCSGLKVDAPVVQSERRLGAVVVDENVERVDRFGSEADRVVDEVKEGTKGEDWVVTSDESSAAGSPENVIAEEMMVCGEDKQRDAAEEFNVRTVGAESTASVSLENVRAEEIMIDGEEVRSEEDVISGELVVAESEDVRVEESNTVEESENKMEFNTKEGDKEEKKELSIEEEEDDDWEGIERSELEKAFAATSSLLEVSGKAEEVGDEVKMELYGLYMIATEGSCRETQPMAIMVSARAKWNAWQKLGNMSQEEAMEKYLALVSKEIPGLMNTVGKIPVLPPNSGSLEDPTTLGTTGVAFSKNAGKD from the exons ATGGAGTTTTTCCTGGAGATGCTTCTCACGGCGGTTGTGGCTGTTCTGTTTTCTTTCCTCGTGGCCAAGCTCGTGTCTGTGTCTATGGTTGGGAACAGCGGTGGAGTAGTAAACGATCAGGCGGAGGAAACCGAGATCGGCGTTGTTGCCGTGGAGGAGGAGCTTTGTTCTGGTTTGAAAGTGGATGCTCCGGTGGTGCAGAGCGAGAGGAGACTCGGagctgttgttgttgatgaGAATGTGGAGCGTGTTGATCGGTTTGGAAGCGAAGCTGATCGAGTTGTTGATGAGGTCAAGGAAGGGACTAAAGGGGAAGACTGGGTGGTTACATCTGATGAGTCATCGGCGGCTGGCTCGCCGGAAAATGTGATAGCAGAGGAGATGATGGTTTGTGGAGAAGATAAACAGAGAGACGCGGCGGAAGAGTTTAATGTTCGGACGGTGGGAGCTGAGTCCACTGCTTCTGTCTCGTTGGAAAACGTGAGAGCAGAGGAGATAATGATTGATGGAGAAGAGGTGAGAAGTGAAGAAGACGTAATAAGTGGAGAACTCGTAGTCGCAGAATCTGAGGATGTTAGAGTTGAAGAAAGTAATACAGTGGAGGAGAGTGAGAATAAGATGGAGTTTAATACTAAAGAAGGAgataaagaagagaaaaaggagTTGagcattgaagaagaagaggatgatgatTGGGAAGGAATCGAGAGGAGTGAACTGGAGAAAGCCTTTGCGGCTACTTCAAGTCTTTTGGAAGTATCCGGGAAAGCAGAAGAAGTTGGTGACGAGGTTAAGATGGAGTTGTACGGTTTGTACATGATCGCCACTGAAGGGTCATGCCGAGAGACGCAGCCTATGGCCATCATGGTCTCTGCTCGTGCTAAATG GAATGCCTGGCAAAAACTTGGAAACATGAGTCAAGAGGAGGCAATGGAGAAGTATCTTGCACTTGTTTCAAAAGAGATTCCTGGACTGATGAATACT GTAGGGAAGATACCGGTCTTACCTCCTAATTCAGGATCATTAGAAGATCCGACCACCTTAGGCACAACTGGTGTTGCTTTCAGCAAAAATG CAGGCAAGGATTGA
- the LOC103861470 gene encoding acyl-CoA-binding domain-containing protein 3 isoform X4 produces MEFFLEMLLTAVVAVLFSFLVAKLVSVSMVGNSGGVVNDQAEETEIGVVAVEEELCSGLKVDAPVVQSERRLGAVVVDENVERVDRFGSEADRVVDEVKEGTKGEDWVVTSDESSAAGSPENVIAEEMMVCGEDKQRDAAEEFNVRTVGAESTASVSLENVRAEEIMIDGEEVRSEEDVISGELVVAESEDVRVEESNTVEESENKMEFNTKEGDKEEKKELSIEEEEDDDWEGIERSELEKAFAATSSLLEVSGKAEEVGDEVKMELYGLYMIATEGSCRETQPMAIMVSARAKWNAWQKLGNMSQEEAMEKYLALVSKEIPGLMNTVGKIPVLPPNSGSLEDPTTLGTTGVAFSKNAER; encoded by the exons ATGGAGTTTTTCCTGGAGATGCTTCTCACGGCGGTTGTGGCTGTTCTGTTTTCTTTCCTCGTGGCCAAGCTCGTGTCTGTGTCTATGGTTGGGAACAGCGGTGGAGTAGTAAACGATCAGGCGGAGGAAACCGAGATCGGCGTTGTTGCCGTGGAGGAGGAGCTTTGTTCTGGTTTGAAAGTGGATGCTCCGGTGGTGCAGAGCGAGAGGAGACTCGGagctgttgttgttgatgaGAATGTGGAGCGTGTTGATCGGTTTGGAAGCGAAGCTGATCGAGTTGTTGATGAGGTCAAGGAAGGGACTAAAGGGGAAGACTGGGTGGTTACATCTGATGAGTCATCGGCGGCTGGCTCGCCGGAAAATGTGATAGCAGAGGAGATGATGGTTTGTGGAGAAGATAAACAGAGAGACGCGGCGGAAGAGTTTAATGTTCGGACGGTGGGAGCTGAGTCCACTGCTTCTGTCTCGTTGGAAAACGTGAGAGCAGAGGAGATAATGATTGATGGAGAAGAGGTGAGAAGTGAAGAAGACGTAATAAGTGGAGAACTCGTAGTCGCAGAATCTGAGGATGTTAGAGTTGAAGAAAGTAATACAGTGGAGGAGAGTGAGAATAAGATGGAGTTTAATACTAAAGAAGGAgataaagaagagaaaaaggagTTGagcattgaagaagaagaggatgatgatTGGGAAGGAATCGAGAGGAGTGAACTGGAGAAAGCCTTTGCGGCTACTTCAAGTCTTTTGGAAGTATCCGGGAAAGCAGAAGAAGTTGGTGACGAGGTTAAGATGGAGTTGTACGGTTTGTACATGATCGCCACTGAAGGGTCATGCCGAGAGACGCAGCCTATGGCCATCATGGTCTCTGCTCGTGCTAAATG GAATGCCTGGCAAAAACTTGGAAACATGAGTCAAGAGGAGGCAATGGAGAAGTATCTTGCACTTGTTTCAAAAGAGATTCCTGGACTGATGAATACT GTAGGGAAGATACCGGTCTTACCTCCTAATTCAGGATCATTAGAAGATCCGACCACCTTAGGCACAACTGGTGTTGCTTTCAGCAAAAATG CTGAAAGGTGA
- the LOC103861470 gene encoding acyl-CoA-binding domain-containing protein 3 isoform X5, translated as MEFFLEMLLTAVVAVLFSFLVAKLVSVSMVGNSGGVVNDQAEETEIGVVAVEEELCSGLKVDAPVVQSERRLGAVVVDENVERVDRFGSEADRVVDEVKEGTKGEDWVVTSDESSAAGSPENVIAEEMMVCGEDKQRDAAEEFNVRTVGAESTASVSLENVRAEEIMIDGEEVRSEEDVISGELVVAESEDVRVEESNTVEESENKMEFNTKEGDKEEKKELSIEEEEDDDWEGIERSELEKAFAATSSLLEVSGKAEEVGDEVKMELYGLYMIATEGSCRETQPMAIMVSARAKWNAWQKLGNMSQEEAMEKYLALVSKEIPGLMNTVGKIPVLPPNSGSLEDPTTLGTTGVAFSKNASR; from the exons ATGGAGTTTTTCCTGGAGATGCTTCTCACGGCGGTTGTGGCTGTTCTGTTTTCTTTCCTCGTGGCCAAGCTCGTGTCTGTGTCTATGGTTGGGAACAGCGGTGGAGTAGTAAACGATCAGGCGGAGGAAACCGAGATCGGCGTTGTTGCCGTGGAGGAGGAGCTTTGTTCTGGTTTGAAAGTGGATGCTCCGGTGGTGCAGAGCGAGAGGAGACTCGGagctgttgttgttgatgaGAATGTGGAGCGTGTTGATCGGTTTGGAAGCGAAGCTGATCGAGTTGTTGATGAGGTCAAGGAAGGGACTAAAGGGGAAGACTGGGTGGTTACATCTGATGAGTCATCGGCGGCTGGCTCGCCGGAAAATGTGATAGCAGAGGAGATGATGGTTTGTGGAGAAGATAAACAGAGAGACGCGGCGGAAGAGTTTAATGTTCGGACGGTGGGAGCTGAGTCCACTGCTTCTGTCTCGTTGGAAAACGTGAGAGCAGAGGAGATAATGATTGATGGAGAAGAGGTGAGAAGTGAAGAAGACGTAATAAGTGGAGAACTCGTAGTCGCAGAATCTGAGGATGTTAGAGTTGAAGAAAGTAATACAGTGGAGGAGAGTGAGAATAAGATGGAGTTTAATACTAAAGAAGGAgataaagaagagaaaaaggagTTGagcattgaagaagaagaggatgatgatTGGGAAGGAATCGAGAGGAGTGAACTGGAGAAAGCCTTTGCGGCTACTTCAAGTCTTTTGGAAGTATCCGGGAAAGCAGAAGAAGTTGGTGACGAGGTTAAGATGGAGTTGTACGGTTTGTACATGATCGCCACTGAAGGGTCATGCCGAGAGACGCAGCCTATGGCCATCATGGTCTCTGCTCGTGCTAAATG GAATGCCTGGCAAAAACTTGGAAACATGAGTCAAGAGGAGGCAATGGAGAAGTATCTTGCACTTGTTTCAAAAGAGATTCCTGGACTGATGAATACT GTAGGGAAGATACCGGTCTTACCTCCTAATTCAGGATCATTAGAAGATCCGACCACCTTAGGCACAACTGGTGTTGCTTTCAGCAAAAATG CTTCAAGATAA
- the LOC103861470 gene encoding acyl-CoA-binding domain-containing protein 3 isoform X1, whose amino-acid sequence MEFFLEMLLTAVVAVLFSFLVAKLVSVSMVGNSGGVVNDQAEETEIGVVAVEEELCSGLKVDAPVVQSERRLGAVVVDENVERVDRFGSEADRVVDEVKEGTKGEDWVVTSDESSAAGSPENVIAEEMMVCGEDKQRDAAEEFNVRTVGAESTASVSLENVRAEEIMIDGEEVRSEEDVISGELVVAESEDVRVEESNTVEESENKMEFNTKEGDKEEKKELSIEEEEDDDWEGIERSELEKAFAATSSLLEVSGKAEEVGDEVKMELYGLYMIATEGSCRETQPMAIMVSARAKWNAWQKLGNMSQEEAMEKYLALVSKEIPGLMNTVGKIPVLPPNSGSLEDPTTLGTTGVAFSKNGKTN is encoded by the exons ATGGAGTTTTTCCTGGAGATGCTTCTCACGGCGGTTGTGGCTGTTCTGTTTTCTTTCCTCGTGGCCAAGCTCGTGTCTGTGTCTATGGTTGGGAACAGCGGTGGAGTAGTAAACGATCAGGCGGAGGAAACCGAGATCGGCGTTGTTGCCGTGGAGGAGGAGCTTTGTTCTGGTTTGAAAGTGGATGCTCCGGTGGTGCAGAGCGAGAGGAGACTCGGagctgttgttgttgatgaGAATGTGGAGCGTGTTGATCGGTTTGGAAGCGAAGCTGATCGAGTTGTTGATGAGGTCAAGGAAGGGACTAAAGGGGAAGACTGGGTGGTTACATCTGATGAGTCATCGGCGGCTGGCTCGCCGGAAAATGTGATAGCAGAGGAGATGATGGTTTGTGGAGAAGATAAACAGAGAGACGCGGCGGAAGAGTTTAATGTTCGGACGGTGGGAGCTGAGTCCACTGCTTCTGTCTCGTTGGAAAACGTGAGAGCAGAGGAGATAATGATTGATGGAGAAGAGGTGAGAAGTGAAGAAGACGTAATAAGTGGAGAACTCGTAGTCGCAGAATCTGAGGATGTTAGAGTTGAAGAAAGTAATACAGTGGAGGAGAGTGAGAATAAGATGGAGTTTAATACTAAAGAAGGAgataaagaagagaaaaaggagTTGagcattgaagaagaagaggatgatgatTGGGAAGGAATCGAGAGGAGTGAACTGGAGAAAGCCTTTGCGGCTACTTCAAGTCTTTTGGAAGTATCCGGGAAAGCAGAAGAAGTTGGTGACGAGGTTAAGATGGAGTTGTACGGTTTGTACATGATCGCCACTGAAGGGTCATGCCGAGAGACGCAGCCTATGGCCATCATGGTCTCTGCTCGTGCTAAATG GAATGCCTGGCAAAAACTTGGAAACATGAGTCAAGAGGAGGCAATGGAGAAGTATCTTGCACTTGTTTCAAAAGAGATTCCTGGACTGATGAATACT GTAGGGAAGATACCGGTCTTACCTCCTAATTCAGGATCATTAGAAGATCCGACCACCTTAGGCACAACTGGTGTTGCTTTCAGCAAAAATGGTAAAACTAATTAG